From one Streptomyces sp. R41 genomic stretch:
- the hpnD gene encoding presqualene diphosphate synthase HpnD produces MIRTVESEQHVSAPVLAAYSYCEAVTGQQARNFAYGIRLLPTPKRRAMSALYAFSRRVDDIGDGALASDVKAARLEDTRALLARVRDGSVDEDDTDPVAVALSHTASHFPVPLAGLDELIDGVLMDVRGETYETWDDLKVYCRCVAGAIGRLSLGVFGTEPGARGAERAPEYADTLGLALQLTNILRDVREDAEGGRTYLPADDLAKFGCSAGFNGPTPPEGSDFAGLVHFEVRRARALFAEGYRLLPMLDRRSGACVAAMAGIYRRLLDRIEREPEAVLRGRVSLPGREKAYVAVRGLSGLDARHVSRRTVRRRT; encoded by the coding sequence GTGATCCGGACCGTGGAGTCGGAACAACACGTGTCCGCACCGGTACTCGCCGCGTACAGCTACTGCGAGGCAGTCACCGGTCAGCAGGCCCGTAATTTCGCGTACGGCATCAGACTTCTGCCGACGCCCAAGCGCCGTGCGATGTCGGCGCTCTACGCGTTCTCGCGGCGTGTCGACGACATCGGCGACGGCGCGCTCGCATCGGACGTCAAGGCGGCCCGCCTCGAGGACACCCGGGCACTGCTCGCCCGGGTGCGCGACGGCTCCGTCGACGAGGACGACACCGACCCGGTCGCGGTCGCCCTCAGCCACACCGCCTCGCACTTCCCGGTGCCCCTCGCCGGCCTCGATGAACTCATCGACGGCGTCCTCATGGACGTACGCGGCGAGACGTACGAGACCTGGGACGACCTGAAGGTCTACTGCCGCTGTGTGGCCGGGGCGATCGGGCGGCTCTCGCTCGGCGTGTTCGGTACGGAACCGGGGGCGCGCGGCGCCGAGCGCGCGCCGGAGTACGCCGACACACTCGGGCTCGCGCTCCAACTCACCAACATCCTGCGGGACGTACGCGAGGACGCCGAGGGCGGGCGTACCTACCTGCCCGCCGACGACCTCGCCAAGTTCGGCTGCTCGGCCGGGTTCAACGGGCCGACTCCACCGGAGGGCTCCGACTTCGCGGGCCTCGTGCACTTCGAAGTGCGTCGGGCCCGCGCTCTTTTCGCCGAGGGCTACCGACTGCTGCCCATGCTGGACCGGCGCAGCGGCGCCTGTGTCGCGGCGATGGCAGGCATCTACCGCCGCCTCCTCGACCGCATCGAGCGCGAGCCGGAGGCCGTGCTGCGCGGTCGGGTCTCATTGCCCGGACGCGAGAAGGCGTATGTCGCGGTGCGCGGCCTCTCCGGCCTCGACGCCCGGCATGTGTCCCGCCGCACCGTCAGGAGGCGCACTTGA
- a CDS encoding DUF6380 family protein, with product MDNLGQGDSIDEKRHATLRSRVASLTATTCRARFNHRGGSLGEGAR from the coding sequence ATGGACAATTTGGGCCAAGGTGATTCCATCGACGAAAAGCGGCACGCAACCCTCCGGAGCCGCGTGGCGTCCCTGACTGCAACGACCTGCCGTGCACGGTTCAATCATCGCGGCGGGTCCCTGGGGGAGGGTGCACGATGA
- the hpnE gene encoding hydroxysqualene dehydroxylase HpnE, which translates to MSEVTQPAGSSGATAVVVGGGLAGITTALALADAGVRVTLLEGRPRLGGLAFSFQRGDLTVDNGQHVYLRCCTAYRWFLDRVDGASLAPLQDRLDVPVLDAEGKPGRRLGRIGRTALPVPLHLARSLATYQHLSLAERAKVGRAALALKGLDLADPALDAQNFGSWLAEHGQSQRAVEALWDLVGVATLNAVASDASLGLAAMVFKTGLLSDPGAADIGWARVPLGELHDTLTRKALDSAGVRTEVRTRVTSISPNENGRWSVQVPGESIEADAVVLAVPQREAHDLLPEGALDAPERLLEIGTAPILNVHVVYDRKVLSRPFFAALGSPVQWVFDRTEASGLREGQYLALSQSAAKDEIDEPVSVLRERYLPELERLLPAARGAAVKDFFVTRERTATFAPTPGVGRLRPGARTKAPGLYLAGSWTATGWPATMESAVRSGVSAAGAALGALGRPRDHLFELFEEAA; encoded by the coding sequence ATGAGCGAGGTCACGCAGCCCGCGGGCAGCTCTGGCGCGACCGCTGTGGTGGTCGGCGGCGGGCTCGCCGGGATCACCACAGCGCTGGCGCTGGCCGACGCCGGGGTGCGCGTGACCCTGCTCGAAGGGCGGCCGCGGCTCGGCGGTCTCGCGTTCTCCTTCCAGCGCGGCGATCTCACCGTGGACAACGGACAGCATGTGTATCTGCGCTGCTGCACCGCCTACCGCTGGTTCCTCGACCGCGTCGACGGAGCCTCGCTGGCGCCGCTGCAGGATCGTCTCGACGTGCCCGTTCTCGACGCCGAGGGCAAACCCGGGCGACGGCTCGGCAGAATCGGCCGCACCGCGCTGCCCGTACCACTGCATCTGGCGCGCAGCCTCGCGACGTATCAGCATCTGTCGCTCGCCGAGCGCGCCAAGGTCGGGCGTGCCGCGCTGGCGCTCAAGGGCCTGGATCTCGCCGATCCGGCGCTCGACGCGCAGAACTTCGGCAGCTGGCTCGCCGAGCACGGTCAGTCGCAGCGTGCCGTCGAAGCACTGTGGGACCTCGTGGGGGTCGCCACCCTCAACGCGGTGGCCTCGGATGCTTCGCTCGGGCTCGCCGCGATGGTGTTCAAGACCGGTCTGCTGTCCGACCCGGGCGCGGCCGACATCGGCTGGGCACGCGTCCCGCTGGGCGAACTGCACGACACTCTGACCCGCAAGGCGCTCGACTCCGCGGGCGTCCGTACCGAGGTCCGTACACGCGTCACCTCCATCTCCCCCAACGAGAACGGGCGTTGGAGCGTTCAGGTTCCCGGCGAGAGCATCGAAGCCGACGCGGTCGTCCTCGCCGTACCCCAGCGCGAGGCCCACGATCTGCTGCCCGAGGGTGCGCTCGACGCTCCTGAGCGGCTCCTCGAGATCGGCACCGCGCCGATCCTCAACGTCCATGTCGTCTACGACCGGAAGGTGCTCAGCAGGCCGTTCTTCGCCGCGCTGGGCTCCCCGGTGCAGTGGGTCTTCGACCGCACCGAGGCGTCCGGGCTGCGCGAGGGGCAGTACCTGGCCCTCTCGCAGTCGGCCGCCAAGGACGAGATCGACGAGCCCGTCTCCGTACTGCGCGAGCGCTATCTGCCGGAGCTGGAGCGGCTGCTGCCCGCCGCGCGCGGCGCGGCGGTGAAGGACTTCTTCGTGACCCGGGAGCGCACGGCGACGTTCGCCCCCACCCCCGGCGTCGGGCGGCTGCGGCCCGGCGCCCGCACCAAAGCCCCCGGCCTGTACCTGGCCGGATCGTGGACCGCCACCGGGTGGCCCGCGACCATGGAGAGTGCGGTCCGCAGTGGTGTCAGTGCGGCGGGCGCCGCGCTGGGCGCCCTGGGCCGGCCCCGCGATCACCTCTTCGAACTCTTCGAGGAGGCGGCATGA
- a CDS encoding polyprenyl synthetase family protein, whose protein sequence is MTLDQSTAGPRTPGIATRGETVPTVPPAETAADAVDVTALLERGRTLATPVLKAAVDRLAAPMDTVAAYHFGWIDAEGNPADGDGGKAVRPALAVLSAQAAGAAPEVGVPGAVAVELVHNFSLLHDDLMDGDEQRRHRDTVWKVHGPAQAILVGDALFALANEILLELGTVEAGRATRRLTSATRALIDGQAQDISYEHRDRVTVEECLEMEGNKTGALLACACSIGAVLGGADDFTADTLEKYGYHLGLAFQAVDDLLGIWGDPVATGKQTWSDLRQRKKSLPVVAALAAGGPASERLGELLAEDAKASDFENFSEEEFAARAALIEEAGGREWTAQEARRQHTIAIGALDAVRMPDQVRAQFVALADFVVVRKR, encoded by the coding sequence ATGACGCTCGATCAGAGCACGGCAGGCCCCCGCACCCCCGGTATCGCAACAAGAGGAGAGACTGTGCCCACTGTGCCCCCGGCCGAAACGGCTGCCGACGCGGTGGACGTGACCGCGCTCCTTGAGCGCGGCCGGACCCTGGCCACACCGGTGCTGAAGGCGGCCGTCGACCGCCTGGCGGCGCCCATGGACACCGTCGCCGCCTACCACTTCGGCTGGATCGACGCCGAGGGCAACCCCGCGGACGGCGACGGCGGCAAGGCCGTACGCCCCGCGCTCGCCGTCCTGTCCGCGCAGGCCGCCGGTGCCGCCCCCGAGGTGGGCGTGCCGGGTGCGGTCGCCGTTGAACTGGTGCACAACTTCTCACTGCTGCACGACGACCTGATGGACGGTGACGAACAGCGCCGCCACCGCGACACCGTCTGGAAGGTGCACGGGCCCGCTCAGGCCATCCTCGTCGGCGACGCCCTGTTCGCGCTGGCCAACGAGATCCTGCTGGAGCTCGGCACCGTCGAGGCGGGCCGTGCCACGCGCCGCCTCACCAGCGCGACCCGTGCCCTGATCGACGGTCAGGCCCAGGACATCTCCTACGAGCACCGCGACCGGGTCACCGTCGAGGAGTGCCTGGAGATGGAGGGCAACAAGACGGGCGCCCTGCTCGCCTGTGCCTGCTCCATCGGCGCGGTGCTCGGCGGCGCCGACGACTTCACCGCCGACACGCTGGAGAAGTACGGCTACCACCTCGGCCTGGCCTTCCAGGCCGTCGACGACCTCCTCGGCATCTGGGGCGACCCGGTGGCCACCGGAAAGCAGACCTGGAGCGATCTGCGCCAGCGCAAGAAGTCCCTGCCGGTCGTGGCCGCGCTCGCCGCGGGCGGGCCCGCCTCCGAGCGCCTCGGCGAACTGCTCGCCGAGGACGCCAAGGCCAGCGACTTCGAGAACTTCTCCGAGGAGGAGTTCGCCGCGCGGGCCGCGCTCATCGAGGAGGCGGGCGGCCGTGAGTGGACCGCCCAGGAGGCGCGTCGCCAGCACACCATCGCCATCGGGGCCCTGGACGCCGTCCGGATGCCCGACCAGGTGCGGGCCCAGTTCGTGGCGCTCGCCGACTTCGTCGTCGTACGGAAGAGATGA
- the shc gene encoding squalene--hopene cyclase → MTATTDGSTGALPPRAASASETHIATTPVAAGTVETRDAATRAIQRATDFLLSRQDAEGWWKGDLETNVTMDAEDLLLRQFLGIRDESTTRAAGLFIRGEQRDDGTWATFYGGPGELSTTIEAYVALRMAGDAPDEPHMAKASAWIRERGGIASARVFTRIWLALFGWWKWDDLPELPPELIYFPKWMPLNIYDFGCWARQTIVPLTIVSAKRPVRPAPFPLDELHTDAAHPNPVKPLAPVASWDGAFQRLDKALHQYRKVAPRRLRRAAMNSAARWIIERQENDGCWGGIQPPAVYSVIALHLLGYDLEHPVMREGLASLDRFAVWREDGARMIEACQSPVWDTCLATIALADAGVPADHPQLVKAADWMLGEEIVRPGDWAVKRPGLPPGGWAFEFHNDNYPDIDDTAEVALALRRVKHHDPERVENAIGRGVRWNLGMQSKDGGWGAFDVDNTSAFPNRLPFCDFGEVIDPPSADVTAHVVEMLAVEGLSHDLRTRRGIEWLLAHQEPNGSWFGRWGVNYVYGTGSVVPALVAAGLPASHPAIRRAVAWLEAVQNDDGGWGEDLRSYHDVAEWSGRGASTASQTGWALLALLAAGERDSKAVERGVEWLAETQLADGSWDEPYFTGTGFPWDFSINYHLYRQVFPLTALGRYVHGEPFAEAQGG, encoded by the coding sequence ATGACAGCGACGACCGACGGAAGCACCGGGGCCCTGCCGCCCCGCGCTGCCTCGGCCAGCGAAACACACATTGCGACGACTCCCGTGGCGGCCGGGACAGTCGAGACCCGAGACGCCGCCACGCGCGCGATACAGCGCGCCACGGACTTCCTGCTGTCGCGGCAGGACGCCGAGGGCTGGTGGAAGGGCGACCTCGAGACGAACGTCACGATGGACGCCGAGGACCTGCTCCTCCGTCAGTTCCTGGGCATCCGCGACGAGTCGACCACGCGCGCCGCCGGGCTGTTCATTCGTGGGGAACAGCGCGACGACGGCACCTGGGCGACCTTCTACGGCGGGCCCGGCGAACTCTCCACCACCATCGAGGCGTACGTCGCCCTGCGGATGGCCGGGGACGCCCCGGACGAGCCCCACATGGCGAAGGCGTCCGCGTGGATCCGTGAGCGCGGGGGCATCGCCTCGGCCCGTGTCTTCACCCGGATCTGGCTCGCTCTGTTCGGCTGGTGGAAGTGGGACGACCTGCCCGAACTCCCGCCGGAGCTCATCTACTTCCCCAAGTGGATGCCGCTCAACATCTACGACTTCGGGTGTTGGGCGCGGCAGACGATCGTGCCGCTCACCATCGTCTCGGCGAAGCGTCCGGTGCGGCCCGCGCCGTTCCCGCTCGACGAGCTGCACACCGACGCCGCTCATCCCAATCCGGTCAAGCCCCTGGCACCCGTGGCGAGTTGGGACGGCGCCTTCCAGCGCCTCGACAAGGCGCTGCACCAGTACCGCAAGGTCGCGCCGCGTCGGCTGCGCAGGGCCGCGATGAACTCGGCAGCGCGCTGGATCATCGAGCGGCAGGAGAACGACGGCTGCTGGGGAGGCATCCAGCCGCCCGCCGTGTACTCGGTCATCGCCCTGCATCTGCTCGGCTACGACCTCGAACACCCGGTGATGCGTGAGGGGTTGGCCTCGCTGGACCGTTTCGCCGTGTGGCGCGAGGACGGTGCCCGGATGATCGAGGCCTGCCAGTCGCCGGTGTGGGACACATGCCTCGCGACCATCGCGCTTGCCGACGCGGGCGTCCCCGCCGACCATCCGCAGCTCGTGAAGGCCGCGGACTGGATGCTCGGCGAGGAGATCGTCCGGCCCGGAGACTGGGCGGTCAAGCGGCCCGGGCTGCCCCCGGGCGGCTGGGCGTTCGAGTTCCACAACGACAACTACCCCGACATCGACGACACCGCCGAGGTGGCCCTGGCGCTGCGCCGCGTCAAGCACCACGACCCGGAGCGTGTCGAGAACGCCATCGGGCGCGGGGTGCGCTGGAACCTCGGCATGCAGTCCAAGGACGGCGGCTGGGGCGCCTTCGACGTCGACAACACCAGCGCGTTCCCGAACCGGCTTCCCTTCTGCGACTTCGGGGAGGTCATCGACCCGCCGTCCGCGGATGTCACCGCCCATGTGGTCGAGATGCTCGCGGTGGAGGGCCTCTCGCACGACCTGCGTACCCGCCGGGGCATCGAGTGGCTGCTCGCCCACCAGGAGCCGAACGGATCCTGGTTCGGGCGCTGGGGCGTCAACTACGTATACGGAACAGGGTCGGTGGTGCCCGCACTGGTCGCCGCCGGACTGCCCGCCTCGCACCCGGCGATCCGCCGGGCCGTGGCCTGGCTGGAGGCCGTCCAGAACGACGACGGGGGCTGGGGCGAGGACCTGCGCTCCTACCACGACGTCGCCGAGTGGAGCGGACGGGGCGCCTCGACCGCCTCGCAGACCGGCTGGGCCCTTCTCGCCCTGCTGGCCGCAGGGGAGCGCGACTCCAAGGCCGTGGAGCGCGGGGTCGAGTGGCTCGCGGAGACCCAGCTGGCGGACGGCTCCTGGGACGAGCCGTACTTCACGGGAACCGGCTTCCCGTGGGACTTCTCGATCAACTACCACCTCTACCGGCAGGTCTTCCCACTCACCGCGCTCGGCCGGTACGTGCACGGCGAGCCCTTCGCCGAGGCCCAGGGGGGTTGA
- a CDS encoding 1-hydroxy-2-methyl-2-butenyl 4-diphosphate reductase, with protein sequence MSSKPDPSPLLIACALGIEHLALRSGDRTGADGPVTVLRTGMGPKAAERSITRVLADPALREAAVLATGFCAGLAPGMHPGDLVVAEETRDPRGNTPCVGVDLLVKELVRAVPGRTVHTGPLTGSDHVVRGHERSDLLATGAIAVDMESASTLHGAVRTGARPVAAVRVVVDAPEHELVRIGTVRGGISAFRVLRAVLPAFFEWHRSLLLPRR encoded by the coding sequence ATGAGCAGCAAGCCCGACCCGTCCCCTTTGCTGATCGCCTGCGCGCTCGGCATCGAGCACCTCGCCCTGCGCAGCGGCGACCGCACCGGGGCCGACGGGCCCGTCACCGTGCTGCGTACGGGCATGGGGCCCAAGGCGGCCGAACGCTCGATCACCCGGGTGCTCGCCGACCCGGCGCTGCGCGAGGCCGCGGTCCTGGCCACGGGCTTCTGCGCGGGCCTCGCCCCGGGCATGCACCCCGGTGACCTGGTCGTCGCCGAGGAGACCCGGGACCCGCGCGGCAACACCCCCTGCGTAGGCGTCGATCTGCTCGTCAAGGAACTCGTGCGCGCCGTGCCCGGGCGCACGGTCCACACGGGACCCCTCACCGGCTCCGATCACGTCGTCCGCGGTCACGAACGGTCGGATCTGCTCGCGACCGGCGCAATCGCGGTCGACATGGAGTCGGCATCCACACTGCACGGCGCCGTGCGCACGGGCGCGCGCCCGGTTGCGGCCGTCCGAGTGGTCGTGGACGCTCCAGAACATGAACTCGTCCGTATCGGCACGGTGCGCGGTGGAATATCAGCTTTCCGTGTTCTTCGTGCCGTGCTTCCCGCTTTTTTTGAATGGCACCGTTCTTTGTTGCTCCCTCGGAGGTGA